The Cellulomonas sp. S1-8 genome has a window encoding:
- a CDS encoding ThuA domain-containing protein, whose amino-acid sequence MKQALVVRGGWDGHAPVAATDMFLPHLEASGFTVRIVDTPEVYAEAAMADVDLIVQCYTMGEASGAAVAGLRDAVRAGTGLVGWHGGIADSFRASSDYLQLVGGQFATHPSKHPDDVHGDQSDNYLPYTVDMLPEAAEHPVTAGIASFELTTEQYWVLTDGLCDVLATTTHPAPPWHPWHRPLTCPAVWTRQWGAGRICVVTPGHSLDVLEHPSVRTMIERSMVWASR is encoded by the coding sequence GTGAAGCAGGCTCTGGTGGTCCGGGGCGGCTGGGACGGGCACGCGCCCGTCGCCGCGACGGACATGTTCCTCCCCCATCTCGAGGCGTCGGGCTTCACCGTCCGCATCGTCGACACCCCCGAGGTCTACGCCGAGGCCGCGATGGCCGACGTCGACCTGATCGTGCAGTGCTACACGATGGGCGAGGCCTCCGGCGCGGCCGTCGCCGGGCTGCGCGACGCCGTGCGGGCCGGCACCGGCCTGGTCGGCTGGCACGGCGGGATCGCCGACTCGTTCCGCGCCAGCTCCGACTACCTGCAGCTCGTCGGCGGGCAGTTCGCCACCCACCCGTCCAAGCACCCGGACGACGTCCACGGCGACCAGTCCGACAACTACCTGCCCTACACGGTCGACATGCTCCCGGAGGCCGCGGAGCACCCCGTCACCGCCGGCATCGCGTCGTTCGAGCTCACCACCGAGCAGTACTGGGTGCTGACCGACGGCCTGTGCGACGTCCTGGCCACCACGACCCACCCCGCACCCCCGTGGCACCCGTGGCACCGGCCGCTGACGTGCCCCGCCGTGTGGACGCGCCAGTGGGGCGCGGGACGCATCTGCGTGGTCACGCCCGGCCACAGCCTGGACGTGCTCGAGCACCCCAGCGTCCGCACGATGATCGAGCGGAGCATGGTGTGGGCGAGCCGCTGA
- a CDS encoding LacI family DNA-binding transcriptional regulator, whose translation MSPSARPTLLDVARAAGVSRATASRALAGLTTVDAALARRVRDAAADLDYRTNAAARALRSGATGSVALVAPSSELEGQGGPFVGAPLRGATAVLFARSVQPVLLLDDARDRAPLLRYLTSGHVDAAVVVLQRESEPLFAELGDLPLPVVFVGRPRATMDDALTSVDSDHYGGGRLAARALLEAGRRRLATIAGPAGYAPADARTRGFRDELAAWDVRPGPVVHGSFSMSSGASAAASVLRRDPAVDGLFAGSDHMALGALRVLAAGGRRVPEDVSVVGFDDTVVAETCDPPLTSVRQPLRELGARAAELVLDVLRDPGAAPQHVVLPTTLTTRESV comes from the coding sequence ATGAGCCCGTCCGCGCGTCCCACGCTGCTCGACGTCGCGCGCGCCGCCGGCGTCTCGCGCGCGACGGCCTCACGCGCCCTGGCGGGGCTCACCACCGTCGACGCCGCCCTCGCGCGGCGCGTCCGCGACGCCGCCGCCGACCTGGACTACCGCACCAACGCCGCGGCGCGGGCGCTGCGCAGCGGCGCGACGGGGTCGGTTGCGCTGGTCGCGCCCAGCAGCGAGCTCGAGGGTCAGGGCGGGCCGTTCGTGGGCGCCCCGCTGCGGGGTGCGACGGCCGTGCTGTTCGCGCGGTCCGTGCAGCCCGTCCTGCTGCTCGACGACGCCCGCGACCGGGCCCCACTGCTGCGCTACCTCACCTCGGGGCACGTCGACGCCGCGGTGGTCGTGCTGCAGCGCGAGTCCGAGCCGCTCTTCGCCGAGCTCGGGGACCTGCCGCTGCCCGTGGTGTTCGTCGGGCGGCCGCGCGCGACCATGGACGACGCGCTGACCTCGGTGGACAGCGACCACTACGGCGGCGGACGCCTCGCGGCCCGGGCCCTGCTGGAGGCCGGCCGACGCCGCCTCGCGACGATCGCCGGGCCTGCGGGATACGCGCCGGCCGACGCGCGCACGCGCGGCTTCCGCGACGAGCTCGCGGCCTGGGACGTCCGACCGGGCCCGGTGGTGCACGGGTCGTTCTCGATGTCGTCGGGCGCGTCGGCGGCGGCGTCGGTGCTGCGCCGCGACCCGGCGGTGGACGGGTTGTTCGCCGGCTCCGACCACATGGCGCTCGGTGCGCTGCGCGTGCTCGCGGCGGGCGGTCGCCGGGTCCCGGAGGACGTGTCCGTCGTCGGGTTCGACGACACCGTCGTGGCCGAGACCTGCGACCCGCCGCTGACGTCGGTCCGCCAGCCGCTGCGCGAGCTCGGGGCGCGCGCCGCCGAGCTCGTGCTCGACGTGCTGCGGGATCCGGGCGCCGCGCCGCAGCACGTCGTGCTGCCCACGACGCTCACGACGCGCGAGTCCGTCTGA
- a CDS encoding beta-L-arabinofuranosidase domain-containing protein: MSTVAAPTSSATAPFGLSAVRLTDGPFAAAQRTAREYLLGLRPDRLLAPFRREAGLPALAEPYGSWESIGLDGHIGGHALSAAALQWGATGDGRAAEMARTLVDGLVTCQDALGTGYVGGVPGGVALWESVAAGGAQAGTFDLGGAWVPWYNVHKTYAGLIDAARYAPDDVAARARDAAVRLGDWGVALSDRLDDDAFARMLRTEFGGMCEAYGDLAELTGDARYAALARRFADDSLLGPLREERDALDGLHANTQVAKVVGWPGIGEVDAAAAFVRTVLDHRTLAFGGNSVSEHFTPDAAAHVTHREGPESCNTANMLEVERRLYAATGDVTLLDAAERQLVDHVLSAQHPDGGFVYFTPARPGHYRVYSTRDACMWCCVGTALETYARLGELAYARSGDDLLVNLPVPSTLEWVERGVRVRLASTYPTPAPVTDVALTVDVDTPTDLAVHVRRPAWAREDVGLTVDGVAVEPVAERDGYATVRRTWHGGETLAWQLVAGPAAERLPGDDGWVALRWGPAVLAARGDTDDLVGLRADDSRMGHVAHGPLRPLADAPLLVGSDDDLAAALHPRDDGTFALDRGADGPLLLEPLHTLHDARYTLYFPAARDAADVAARRAGLAAVDDEQLGLAARTVDAVACGEQQPETDHHYAGSDTWTGAVDGRHWRATRDRFSYRLADPDARGAVLRITYLAEPGRARVVVDGTEVGVVDVAEPAPGLRTLDLPVPAGPHELTITADPPTPTPPIVALRLLNR; encoded by the coding sequence GTGAGCACCGTCGCCGCCCCCACGTCCTCCGCGACCGCACCGTTCGGCCTGTCCGCGGTGCGGCTCACCGACGGGCCGTTCGCCGCCGCGCAGCGCACCGCCCGGGAGTACCTGCTGGGCCTGCGCCCGGACCGCCTGCTGGCGCCCTTCCGGCGTGAGGCCGGCCTGCCGGCGCTCGCCGAGCCGTACGGCAGCTGGGAGTCGATCGGCCTGGACGGGCACATCGGCGGGCACGCGCTGTCCGCGGCGGCGCTGCAGTGGGGCGCGACGGGCGACGGACGGGCGGCGGAGATGGCACGCACGCTCGTCGACGGGCTCGTGACCTGCCAGGACGCGCTCGGCACCGGGTACGTCGGGGGAGTGCCGGGCGGGGTCGCGCTGTGGGAGTCGGTCGCGGCCGGCGGGGCGCAGGCCGGCACGTTCGACCTGGGCGGCGCCTGGGTGCCCTGGTACAACGTCCACAAGACGTACGCCGGGCTGATCGACGCGGCCCGGTACGCACCGGACGACGTCGCCGCACGCGCCCGGGACGCCGCCGTGCGGCTGGGGGACTGGGGCGTCGCGCTGTCCGACCGGCTCGACGACGACGCGTTCGCCCGCATGCTGCGCACCGAGTTCGGTGGCATGTGCGAGGCGTACGGCGACCTCGCGGAGCTCACCGGTGACGCGCGGTACGCGGCGCTGGCCCGGCGGTTCGCGGACGACTCCCTGCTGGGTCCGCTGCGCGAGGAGCGCGACGCGCTCGACGGGCTGCACGCCAACACCCAGGTCGCCAAGGTCGTCGGCTGGCCCGGGATCGGGGAGGTGGACGCTGCGGCGGCCTTCGTGCGGACCGTCCTGGACCACCGGACGCTCGCGTTCGGCGGCAATTCTGTCTCCGAGCACTTCACGCCCGACGCCGCGGCGCACGTCACGCACCGCGAGGGCCCGGAGTCGTGCAACACCGCCAACATGCTCGAGGTCGAGCGGCGGCTGTACGCGGCCACCGGCGACGTGACGCTCCTCGACGCGGCCGAGCGGCAGCTCGTCGACCACGTGCTGTCCGCGCAGCACCCCGACGGCGGGTTCGTGTACTTCACGCCCGCGCGACCCGGGCACTACCGCGTCTACTCGACGCGCGACGCGTGCATGTGGTGCTGCGTCGGCACCGCGCTGGAGACGTACGCGCGGCTCGGGGAGCTCGCCTACGCACGGTCCGGTGACGACCTGCTGGTGAACCTGCCGGTGCCCTCGACGCTCGAGTGGGTCGAGCGCGGGGTGCGGGTGCGGCTCGCGTCGACGTACCCGACGCCCGCGCCGGTGACGGACGTCGCGCTGACCGTCGACGTCGACACCCCGACCGACCTCGCGGTGCACGTCCGCCGCCCGGCCTGGGCACGCGAGGACGTCGGGCTCACCGTCGACGGGGTGGCGGTGGAGCCCGTCGCCGAGCGCGACGGCTACGCGACCGTGCGGCGGACCTGGCACGGCGGCGAGACGCTCGCGTGGCAGCTGGTGGCCGGACCGGCCGCGGAGCGGTTGCCCGGCGACGACGGCTGGGTCGCGCTGCGCTGGGGCCCCGCCGTGCTCGCCGCCCGCGGGGACACCGACGACCTCGTCGGCCTGCGCGCCGACGACTCCCGCATGGGTCACGTCGCGCACGGCCCGCTGCGCCCCCTGGCCGACGCACCGCTGCTCGTCGGGTCGGACGACGACCTCGCGGCTGCGCTCCACCCGCGGGACGACGGCACGTTCGCCCTCGACCGCGGGGCCGACGGACCGCTCCTCCTGGAGCCGCTGCACACGCTGCACGACGCCCGCTACACGCTCTACTTCCCGGCCGCCCGCGACGCCGCGGACGTGGCGGCCCGGCGCGCCGGCCTCGCCGCCGTCGACGACGAGCAGCTCGGCCTGGCCGCCCGCACGGTCGACGCCGTCGCGTGCGGCGAGCAGCAGCCCGAGACCGACCACCACTACGCGGGCTCCGACACGTGGACGGGCGCCGTCGACGGGCGGCACTGGCGCGCGACGCGCGACCGGTTCTCCTACCGCCTCGCCGACCCCGACGCGCGCGGCGCGGTGCTGCGGATCACGTACCTGGCCGAGCCGGGCCGCGCCCGCGTCGTCGTCGACGGCACCGAGGTGGGCGTCGTCGACGTCGCGGAGCCGGCCCCGGGCCTGCGCACCCTCGACCTGCCGGTCCCCGCCGGCCCGCACGAGCTCACGATCACCGCCGACCCCCCGACACCCACGCCCCCGATCGTCGCCCTCCGCCTCCTCAACCGCTGA
- a CDS encoding 3-methyladenine DNA glycosylase, giving the protein MRPAPPAVPAVTVLDAVTWSAHAAAHAERADARTAGHRGRRSRHEKHAIEDFLFEYYPASPAQLRRWHPGADVGLAAGPQGPAPQGAWKWYRTDDAGTVTLDVDAFLAARGDAVRFVAGLLTATAGRPAATGCFGLHEWAMVYRERPDSHRHPLPLRLGGAGTDAVVEAHRIRCTHIDAFRFFTPEAVGRNTLTPTRETQTAMEQPGCLHANMDLYKWALKLGPLVPGGLLLDCFDLAREIRTTDMRASPYDVTSYGLDPIAIETPDGKAEYVHHQRDYAARSNVLRHRLLDLVRASDEPRIR; this is encoded by the coding sequence GTGCGTCCCGCCCCGCCCGCCGTCCCCGCCGTGACCGTGCTCGACGCGGTCACGTGGTCGGCGCACGCCGCAGCGCACGCCGAGCGCGCCGACGCGCGCACCGCCGGGCACCGGGGTCGCCGGTCGCGGCACGAGAAGCACGCGATCGAGGACTTCCTCTTCGAGTACTACCCGGCGTCGCCCGCGCAGCTGCGCCGCTGGCACCCCGGCGCGGACGTCGGGCTGGCCGCCGGTCCGCAGGGCCCGGCGCCGCAGGGGGCGTGGAAGTGGTACCGGACGGACGACGCCGGCACGGTGACCCTCGACGTCGACGCGTTCCTCGCGGCCCGCGGCGACGCCGTGCGGTTCGTCGCCGGGCTGCTCACGGCGACGGCCGGCCGTCCCGCCGCGACCGGGTGCTTCGGCCTGCACGAGTGGGCGATGGTCTACCGCGAGCGCCCCGACTCCCACCGCCACCCGCTGCCGCTGCGGCTCGGCGGCGCCGGCACGGACGCCGTCGTCGAGGCGCACCGCATCCGCTGCACGCACATCGACGCGTTCCGCTTCTTCACGCCCGAGGCCGTCGGACGCAACACGCTGACCCCGACGCGCGAGACGCAGACCGCCATGGAGCAGCCGGGCTGCCTGCACGCCAACATGGACCTGTACAAGTGGGCCCTCAAGCTGGGCCCGCTGGTACCGGGCGGCCTGCTGCTCGACTGCTTCGACCTGGCGCGCGAGATCCGCACGACCGACATGCGCGCCAGCCCGTACGACGTGACGTCCTACGGTCTGGACCCGATCGCGATCGAGACCCCCGACGGCAAGGCCGAGTACGTGCACCACCAGCGCGACTACGCGGCCCGGTCGAACGTCCTCCGGCACCGCCTCCTCGACCTCGTCCGAGCCTCCGACGAACCGCGGATCAGGTAG
- a CDS encoding pyridoxine/pyridoxamine 5'-phosphate oxidase — protein sequence MRDLLRSLPALSGTSPGFDPDAAPDDPLDLFAAWLATAVERDVPEPHAATLATADADGRPSARVLVLKDVGPEGLAFATDARSTKAADLAANPRAALTFWWQPVVRQVRFAGAARYLGDDVSAADYLARSPASRAAAAGVRPGEPLGSVDELRAAMTQARARVDDDPGFVLPAWQAWLVVPDVVEFWQGAADRAHVRLVYRRTSQGWSRGLVWP from the coding sequence GTGCGCGACCTGCTGCGGTCCCTGCCCGCCCTGTCCGGGACGTCACCGGGGTTCGACCCCGACGCGGCCCCCGACGACCCCCTCGACCTGTTCGCCGCGTGGCTCGCCACCGCGGTGGAGCGCGACGTGCCCGAGCCGCACGCGGCCACCCTCGCGACCGCCGACGCCGACGGCCGGCCGTCGGCGCGCGTCCTTGTGCTCAAGGACGTCGGCCCCGAGGGCCTGGCGTTCGCGACGGACGCGCGCAGCACCAAGGCCGCCGACCTCGCGGCGAACCCGCGGGCCGCGCTGACGTTCTGGTGGCAGCCGGTCGTGCGGCAGGTGCGGTTCGCGGGCGCCGCGCGGTACCTCGGCGACGACGTCTCCGCCGCCGACTACCTGGCGCGGTCGCCCGCGTCCCGGGCGGCCGCCGCCGGGGTCCGGCCGGGGGAGCCGCTGGGGTCGGTCGACGAGCTGCGCGCCGCGATGACGCAGGCGCGGGCGCGCGTCGACGACGACCCCGGGTTCGTGCTCCCCGCGTGGCAGGCCTGGCTCGTGGTGCCGGACGTGGTCGAGTTCTGGCAGGGGGCGGCAGACCGCGCGCACGTCCGGCTGGTGTACCGACGCACGTCGCAGGGCTGGTCGCGCGGGCTCGTCTGGCCGTGA
- a CDS encoding amino acid ABC transporter substrate-binding protein, translating into MLRTSHRLLALPVILAVGALAACSSGDPAPQGEGSADAEVLRVGTEGTYSPFSFHDTDGELTGYDVEVVTAVADELGLEVEFSETTWDSIFAGLEAERYDVVANQVTINDERAAVYDFSEPYTVSTGVAVVAADDDTVTSLDDVAGLTAAQSATSNWSQVAKDAGATVEGVEGFTQAVTLLTQGRIDVTFNDDLAVLDYLKQSGDTSVKIAFETGETVEQAFALRKDSELTARIDEALATLRADGTLAEISEKWFGEDVSQ; encoded by the coding sequence ATGCTCCGCACGTCCCACCGCCTGCTCGCCCTGCCCGTGATCCTCGCCGTGGGCGCGCTGGCCGCGTGCTCGTCGGGCGACCCCGCGCCGCAGGGCGAGGGCTCGGCGGACGCGGAGGTGCTGCGCGTCGGCACCGAGGGCACGTACTCGCCGTTCAGCTTCCACGACACCGACGGCGAGCTCACGGGCTACGACGTCGAGGTCGTCACGGCCGTCGCCGACGAGCTCGGGCTCGAGGTGGAGTTCTCCGAGACCACCTGGGACTCGATCTTCGCGGGCCTGGAGGCCGAGCGGTACGACGTCGTCGCCAACCAGGTGACGATCAACGACGAGCGCGCCGCGGTGTACGACTTCAGCGAGCCCTACACGGTGTCGACGGGCGTCGCCGTCGTCGCGGCGGACGACGACACCGTGACGTCGCTCGACGACGTCGCCGGGCTCACGGCGGCGCAGTCGGCGACGTCGAACTGGTCCCAGGTCGCCAAGGACGCGGGCGCCACGGTCGAGGGCGTCGAAGGCTTCACGCAGGCCGTCACCCTGCTCACGCAGGGCCGCATCGACGTGACGTTCAACGACGACCTGGCCGTCCTCGACTACCTCAAGCAGTCGGGCGACACGTCGGTGAAGATCGCGTTCGAGACCGGTGAGACCGTCGAGCAGGCGTTCGCGCTGCGCAAGGACTCGGAGCTGACCGCACGGATCGACGAGGCGCTGGCGACGCTGCGCGCCGACGGCACGCTCGCCGAGATCTCGGAGAAGTGGTTCGGCGAGGACGTCTCGCAGTGA
- a CDS encoding amino acid ABC transporter permease, whose protein sequence is MTGDTWDLVASSIGPLLSGAIRGTIPLTLISFAIGLVLALVVALARLSRRRVVSGVARAYISVIRGTPLLVQLFIIFYALPSFGVVIDPFPSAVVAFSLNVGGYAAETIRAAILSVPKGQWEAAVTVGMDHTLTLRRVVLPQAVRVAVPPLSNTFISLVKDTSLASTIMVTELLRKAQEIAAPTYEFMTLYSLAAVVYWLICLVLSTGQSQLERRLDRFVAH, encoded by the coding sequence GTGACCGGGGACACCTGGGACCTCGTCGCGTCGTCGATCGGCCCGCTGCTGTCGGGGGCGATCCGCGGGACGATCCCGCTGACGCTGATCTCGTTCGCCATCGGCCTGGTGCTGGCGCTGGTCGTGGCGCTCGCCCGGCTGTCGCGCCGACGCGTCGTGTCCGGCGTGGCGCGCGCCTACATCTCGGTGATCCGCGGCACGCCGCTGCTCGTGCAGCTCTTCATCATCTTCTACGCGTTGCCGTCGTTCGGCGTCGTCATCGACCCGTTCCCCTCGGCGGTCGTGGCGTTCTCGCTCAACGTCGGCGGGTACGCGGCCGAGACGATCCGCGCGGCGATCCTGTCGGTGCCGAAGGGGCAGTGGGAGGCGGCGGTGACCGTCGGGATGGACCACACCCTGACGCTGCGGCGCGTCGTGCTGCCGCAGGCCGTGCGCGTCGCGGTGCCGCCGCTGTCCAACACGTTCATCTCGCTGGTCAAGGACACGTCCCTGGCCTCGACGATCATGGTCACCGAGCTGCTGCGCAAGGCGCAGGAGATCGCGGCGCCGACGTACGAGTTCATGACCCTGTACTCGCTGGCCGCGGTGGTCTACTGGCTCATCTGCCTGGTCCTGTCGACCGGGCAGTCGCAGCTCGAGCGCCGGCTCGACCGGTTCGTGGCGCACTGA
- a CDS encoding amino acid ABC transporter ATP-binding protein encodes MTSDARPLVEVRGLTKSFGDNHVLRGVDLTVDPGSVTVLIGPSGSGKTTLLRCLNSLEVPEAGTVRVDDVELDLVRPPSRADLRRLRATSGMVFQSHQLFPHRTALQNVTEGPRYAQRRRVAEVTAEATALLAKVGLADKADAYPHELSGGQQQRVGIARALALRPRLLLFDEPTSALDPETVGEVLAVMRDLAAEGWTMVVVTHEIRFAQQVADHVVFLDGGVVVEEGRPGDVLGDPRHERTRRFLQRILDPL; translated from the coding sequence ATGACGAGCGACGCCCGCCCCCTGGTGGAGGTCCGCGGCCTGACCAAGTCCTTCGGCGACAACCACGTGCTGCGCGGCGTCGACCTCACGGTCGACCCCGGCAGCGTGACCGTCCTCATCGGCCCGTCCGGGTCCGGCAAGACGACGCTGCTGCGCTGCCTCAACTCCCTCGAGGTCCCCGAGGCGGGCACGGTGCGCGTCGACGACGTCGAGCTCGACCTGGTGCGGCCGCCCTCGCGCGCCGACCTGCGCCGCCTGCGCGCGACGTCGGGCATGGTCTTCCAGTCCCACCAGCTCTTCCCGCACCGCACGGCATTGCAGAACGTGACCGAGGGCCCGCGGTACGCGCAGCGCCGCCGGGTCGCCGAGGTCACGGCCGAGGCGACCGCGCTGCTGGCCAAGGTCGGCCTCGCGGACAAGGCCGACGCCTACCCGCACGAGCTGTCGGGCGGCCAGCAGCAGCGGGTCGGCATCGCGCGCGCCCTCGCGCTGCGCCCCCGGCTCCTGCTGTTCGACGAGCCGACGTCGGCGCTCGACCCCGAGACGGTGGGCGAGGTGCTGGCCGTCATGCGGGACCTGGCGGCCGAGGGCTGGACGATGGTCGTCGTCACGCACGAGATCCGGTTCGCGCAGCAGGTGGCCGACCACGTCGTGTTCCTCGACGGCGGCGTCGTCGTGGAGGAGGGGCGGCCCGGCGACGTGCTGGGCGACCCCCGGCACGAGCGCACGCGGCGCTTCCTGCAGCGGATCCTCGACCCGCTCTGA
- a CDS encoding heparan-alpha-glucosaminide N-acetyltransferase domain-containing protein has protein sequence MRRIVGVDTARGLAVLGMVTAHVGPDDPWRTWPPGGWSQLADGRPSALFVLLAGVGLGLLSGGAHPVDGTRLVQARLRILVRAVLLVVLGTGIVLLGTPVVVILVVYAGLFAAGVAVLRWPRWALIVAAVAVAVLGPLLRRVLVVDLRLEVADERPLDLMSVLIGQYYPAVVWFAYVLVGLAVARGDLRAGRTHAVLAAVGAGLVVAGHGGAWAARLVLGATAGLLTAEPHSSTTFEVAGNVGTCLLVLAVCLAVGVRWPRALAPVSATGALALTAYVGQLLVIAVLGDDVVYEATVTGWLWFLLVTLALCWLWHATVGRGPLETILHAVSVRAADVAPDPLPPRRETGTDAAAPPEAAASPAAPVPPR, from the coding sequence ATGCGACGCATCGTCGGGGTGGACACGGCCCGGGGTCTTGCCGTGCTCGGCATGGTCACCGCGCACGTCGGACCGGACGACCCGTGGCGCACGTGGCCGCCGGGGGGCTGGTCCCAGCTCGCCGACGGGCGCCCGTCGGCGCTGTTCGTGCTGCTCGCCGGCGTCGGGCTCGGGCTCCTGTCGGGCGGTGCGCACCCCGTCGACGGCACCCGTCTGGTCCAGGCGCGGCTGCGGATCCTGGTGCGCGCGGTCCTGCTCGTCGTGCTCGGCACCGGGATCGTCCTGCTCGGGACGCCCGTCGTCGTGATCCTCGTCGTCTACGCCGGGTTGTTCGCCGCGGGTGTCGCCGTGCTGCGGTGGCCGCGCTGGGCGCTGATCGTCGCCGCCGTCGCGGTCGCGGTGCTGGGTCCGCTGCTGCGCCGCGTCCTCGTCGTGGACCTCCGGCTCGAGGTGGCCGACGAGCGCCCGCTGGACCTGATGTCGGTGCTGATCGGGCAGTACTACCCCGCCGTGGTGTGGTTCGCGTACGTGCTGGTCGGCCTCGCGGTCGCCCGCGGCGACCTGCGGGCGGGACGGACCCACGCGGTGCTCGCCGCCGTCGGTGCGGGGCTCGTCGTCGCGGGCCACGGGGGCGCGTGGGCCGCACGGCTCGTGCTGGGTGCCACCGCCGGGCTCCTGACCGCCGAGCCGCACTCGTCGACGACCTTCGAGGTCGCCGGCAACGTCGGCACGTGCCTGCTGGTGCTGGCCGTCTGCCTGGCCGTGGGCGTGCGCTGGCCGCGGGCGCTCGCGCCGGTGTCGGCGACGGGGGCGCTCGCGCTCACCGCGTACGTCGGGCAGCTGCTGGTCATCGCGGTGCTGGGCGACGACGTCGTCTACGAGGCGACCGTCACCGGCTGGCTCTGGTTCCTGCTGGTCACGCTCGCGCTGTGCTGGCTGTGGCACGCGACCGTCGGACGCGGACCCCTGGAGACGATCCTGCACGCGGTGTCGGTGCGCGCGGCCGACGTCGCCCCCGACCCGCTGCCGCCGCGACGGGAGACCGGGACGGACGCCGCCGCGCCTCCCGAGGCAGCCGCGTCGCCCGCGGCTCCCGTGCCGCCGCGCTGA
- a CDS encoding methyltransferase domain-containing protein yields MTTRTQDAYTHGHHESVLRSHRWRTAENSAAYLLPALAPGSRLLDVGCGPGTVTVDLAARVAPGEVVGIDQSATVLAVAEEHAVDVGAANVRFAVGDAYALDFEDDAFDVVHAHQVLQHLTDPVAALREMRRVTRPGGVVAVRDADYAGMTWYPAHPGLDEWQALYHEVTQANGAEADAGRRLLSWVRQAGFDPAGVAPGAGVWCYATPEDRAWWAGLWADRCVASNFAVQAMGHRLADEVALELLADAWREWGTSPDGWFLVPHGEVLARV; encoded by the coding sequence GTGACCACGCGGACCCAGGACGCCTACACGCACGGCCACCACGAGAGCGTGCTCCGCTCTCACCGGTGGCGCACGGCGGAGAACTCCGCCGCGTACCTGCTGCCCGCGCTCGCCCCGGGCAGCCGGCTGCTCGACGTCGGCTGCGGCCCCGGGACCGTCACGGTCGACCTCGCGGCGCGTGTCGCACCCGGTGAGGTCGTCGGCATCGACCAGTCCGCCACGGTCCTCGCCGTGGCCGAGGAGCACGCCGTCGACGTCGGTGCCGCCAACGTGCGCTTCGCGGTCGGCGACGCCTACGCGCTGGACTTCGAGGACGACGCGTTCGACGTGGTGCACGCCCACCAGGTGCTGCAGCACCTGACCGACCCCGTGGCCGCCCTGCGCGAGATGCGGCGCGTGACGCGGCCCGGTGGCGTCGTCGCGGTGCGGGACGCCGACTATGCCGGCATGACCTGGTACCCCGCGCACCCCGGCCTCGACGAGTGGCAGGCGCTCTACCACGAGGTCACGCAGGCCAACGGTGCCGAGGCCGACGCGGGCCGTCGCCTGCTGTCGTGGGTGCGGCAGGCCGGCTTCGACCCCGCGGGCGTCGCGCCCGGCGCCGGCGTGTGGTGCTACGCCACCCCCGAGGACCGCGCGTGGTGGGCCGGTCTGTGGGCCGACCGGTGCGTCGCGTCGAACTTCGCGGTCCAGGCGATGGGTCACCGGCTGGCCGACGAGGTCGCCCTGGAGCTGCTCGCCGACGCCTGGCGCGAGTGGGGCACGTCGCCCGACGGCTGGTTCCTGGTGCCCCACGGCGAGGTCCTCGCCCGCGTCTGA
- a CDS encoding fumarylacetoacetate hydrolase family protein: MRIARFTNGSDPRYALVEGEPGREELVVISGDPIYTPVQPTGERLPLDDDGVRLLAPVIPRSKVIGVGRNYAAHAAEHGNEVPAAPLLFLKPNTSVVGPDDPIVLPDWTDHVEHEAELAVVIGKVTKDVTPERALAHVFGYTVANDVTARDVQRSDDQWTRAKGFDTSCPLGPWIVPGLDVDDLAVTARVNGSTRQDGRTSQMVFDVAYLVSYISEVFTLLPGDVILTGTPAGVGRLEHRDVVEVEVEEIGVLRNPVLRRTP, translated from the coding sequence GTGCGCATCGCCAGGTTCACCAACGGTTCCGACCCCCGCTACGCGCTCGTCGAGGGCGAGCCCGGTCGCGAGGAGCTCGTCGTCATCAGCGGCGACCCCATCTACACCCCCGTGCAGCCGACGGGGGAGCGCCTGCCCCTCGACGACGACGGCGTGCGCCTGCTCGCACCCGTCATCCCGCGGTCCAAGGTGATCGGCGTCGGCCGCAACTACGCCGCGCACGCCGCCGAGCACGGCAACGAGGTGCCCGCCGCACCCCTGCTGTTCCTCAAGCCGAACACCTCCGTGGTCGGCCCGGACGACCCGATCGTCCTGCCGGACTGGACCGACCACGTCGAGCACGAGGCCGAGCTGGCCGTCGTCATCGGCAAGGTCACCAAGGACGTCACGCCGGAGCGCGCGCTGGCCCACGTGTTCGGCTACACGGTCGCCAACGACGTCACGGCACGCGACGTCCAGCGCTCCGACGACCAGTGGACGCGCGCCAAGGGCTTCGACACGTCGTGCCCGCTGGGCCCGTGGATCGTGCCTGGGCTCGACGTCGACGACCTGGCGGTCACCGCACGGGTCAACGGCAGCACCCGCCAGGACGGGCGCACGTCGCAGATGGTCTTCGACGTCGCCTACCTCGTGTCGTACATCTCCGAGGTGTTCACGCTGCTGCCGGGCGACGTCATCCTCACCGGCACACCGGCGGGCGTCGGCCGGCTCGAGCACCGTGACGTCGTCGAGGTCGAGGTCGAGGAGATCGGGGTCCTGCGCAACCCGGTGCTGCGCCGCACGCCGTAG